Genomic window (Oryza sativa Japonica Group chromosome 3, ASM3414082v1):
CGCTGCAGATACAAATCTGCAAATACTGCGTCAATCAAGCAATGGCAATGTACCTTCTTGATGGTTGCGATGGACAGCACGCCGGAGGACAGagcctcctccctcgccggccTCAGAACGGCCGTCGCCTTCCTGAAgctccgccgctcctcctccggcaaGTCCATCAGGTCCCAGAGCTCGACCAGTGGCACCACGGCCTCTCGCAGCTGCGACGAACAAGTGCCGATCAGTGTCAGGCCGTCTGGCAAATCAACCAAATCGCAGCAAGAAAGCATGGATGAGAGTGGCTGATGCTACTAGCTGGAGTAGCTACCATGGCTGCTCGCTTGGTCTTCTCCGACGTGAGCATCGCGACGACCTGGGAGAGGCTGGCCAGCGTGCTGTCGCTGATGCTGGTGGGCTTGCCGGGATCCGCCGTCTCGTGCAGCCCCGGGTGGACCTCGTTGACGATGGCGATGAAGTCCTCGCCGAGCACGTCGCACAGGGAGTGCACCTCGGTGACGTGCTCAAGAACCCTGTGAAGCCGGTCAGACTGCAGCCACAGCCACAGACAGAATCATGCCGTCAGATTGTCACTATCGAATGCAGATGTCGCAGATGATTTTCCTTTTAATTGTGAAAGGGGATGCCGAAGATGATTGATGCTGACAGTGATCAGTATACTAGTACTTCTCATACATattaatgattaattaattaatgtcagCTAAGTTTGAGAATGGCTCGTGGATATCTGGGTTTAATCGTGGCAGTCCATACTCCAGAATCATAAGATCCTCCCGGAATGTTCGCTAGCTTTTCAAATCACTGCAATAATGGCTAGATTTGAATGGACAAGTGAACCAACACAACGGCATGAAAATACAGAACAAGGCCTAAACTGATTTCCTACTAACTAGTTGTTGGCAGGTCTGTCATACTCATATATGGATGAAACATGATTAAAACGCATTATTTCAATTAGTACCTGTCCTACTCCTGAAAATCAACCTGATGGCCTTTTTGAAAAGGACATTGGTTATGGTTTCTTTGCATCTAAATACCTCAGATCAGTTACAaccaaataaaaagaaaagagtacTGAAATTCTGAAGTTTCAGAGGCGTGTGTTGTAAAAAATAGGATGAGCTACAGTACCTTCTCTTTCTGAAGACTCGACAGGCGTGCTCTGTACTCGTTGAGCCTCCTGATGGTCAGATCATGTTCATCGAACTCACTGGCTCTTGGGGAATTGTCATAGCCGTAGCTCCTCCCTGAGATTTCTGTTGATATCTTGTCGATTTCTGATCGGATGGCAGTGAACTGTTTGCTCCGTTCTGCTTTCATTGCCCTCAGCTCTTCCAGCAGGTTTGTTGCTGCTGACACCCGGTCGTTCAGCGACATGGTCCATTTGTTCACCTAAAGGAAACACCACAATAGTATACCAGCCTGAAATTAGTAATCCAGGTAGAAGCTAACTTCACCAAACAAATGATTTCCGCTGCCAAATTGATAGCTGTAATTACAATGTACTTGTTAACCTGAATGTCTTTGTTGATTACAACGGGTGCTCTACCTAGTACTACTTGTACTGATTTTTGGAACACTAGACAATTAATGGTTGTAGTTTAGAAACTGAAAATTATTCATGCAGGCAATATAATGAGAAATTTTACGGTTCGTGAGAAATACCTCGAGGTACCTAAAATTTTACACTTtggtacctcgagatacttaCTACTGAAAGTATCAAATTTTTAAGCTAGAAAatgttgttggaattaatagatgagctaaggcccattcgaagattaattctttggaaaatcaaaaaagcccacctcatgggatggcatgtatatggagtttagtaccactttgcttattctaggagagggggacctccttaaaaggatgatgtcctcctagccacttgaaacATGTGtagtggagagaagaggggaaacacacgcgcgtgCTTGCTTGGCCTGGCaggggcaggcggcgcgcgtgcacgacgttaCGTGTCGAacggtccgcaaaattggctcctcacccttgcgcagatgcagcctccttttacagttttgttttgctgcgggaaattcggatttgttttgttttggaaatattccgaaaaatccggtacgtgaaaacggcatggagtccggataggttacgcgcgaattatccggttcggtttacgcgggcgccctgatcaggcGATCTATCTTTATATAAACTGAGctgccgccttcacgcaacacacgcgaaattaatctagggtttgcctcctactctgtactgcgccgtcgctcgtagactactccatcccgctcgctgGCGTGCACTGGCGATCGGGAGAGCCGGTCTCCGAGACCTCTGctttcgacgtcctgcaccgggaaaaggcggcaataaggtttttgggaagcgcttcgcgcgactgctccctgttcgtccgcgacggctcgccttcctctccgctcgcgtgcttcgTACCTTCGTCGACGCttgcaaccgcgagtagttcctgccgagcaactggtatttccgccacctcggtacgtgttcgacatgttgcgcatatttgatctgttcgtGTTTTattgcttagtttacatgtgtagatctaatgatgcattCAAtttagtttacatctgcaatgttatgatttatttatggaataagttaaatcattatgtgcttataatttcaacaaatGTAATATCTCTTGATATTTTCTCAAGAATGGTAAAATTACCCCAAAACTTAATATTTTCGGATATCAGGTATCTCGAGGTAAGTACTTTCTCAAGCACCGAAAAAAGTCTCACTAATCATACATGGACATGGGTGAAGCTCTGAAAGACTGAATCTAAGTAAACATTTTGATTATTTTCGGCTTGTATGTGATGTTAAAACAGAGTATATGGCTGTTCAAATGTTACCTTGAGCTGCGGGCTGCTGTCGGCGCCGAGGGCGGCGGTGAGCGCGGCGatctcgccctcgccggcggcgagcgactGGTGCAGCGACGCCCGCTCGGCGGTGGCCTCGTCGACCTTGCGTCGGTACACGCGCATGCACTCCATCTCCAGCTCCCGCACCGtccgctccctctcctccctgctcttcCCTATCTCCCCCCACAGTTGCTGCAACCAAAGCCAACCTCCACACCGTCAGCTAGCCAAACCACACAGCTTGCGTACGCGCCCGCagctcgacgccggcgaggagaggcGACCCTCACCCTGAGCTCCGCGAGCAgggcgccgcagccgccggcggcctcggcgccgccgccgctgattcCGTCGGGCCCCGGCCATGAAAGCCGCATCGCCGGCATGCCGTACAGGAGCTCCGCGGCGACTTCTCCCATGGCGGatggcgagcgagcgcgcgcacgCTTGATTGCGAGGTCGAGAGGGGTTCTTTTCGCGGTGAAGAGGAAGATGGCGGGAGCGGGAGACGTGTTGTTGGTTGGAGAGAGCAGTATATATGGAGTAGGTCGGAGGATTCGTGTGGCTGGGCCCACTTGCAGTCACTGTTGGGAGGGGGAGTGGGGCCAGCGAGTCAGTAGTAGAAGCCAGTGGCCACGGGTACACAGAAGGTACAGGTGTGGCCAGCCATGGCCGTCTGCATGATTAATTCCATGTAGGccaggccaaaaaaaaaaggaaaagaaaagaaaaggagaattaGGAAGTAGCCTGGCTAATAAGTCCGGGGTTTTCGTTTTATGCTTGCTTGTGCTGCAGGTTTTGTGTCTGTCTTACATGTCTAAATAACTCTGCAGTTAGCACGACAAAAGGACACACACGAGTCTGTCATGCAGGATTGTTATTGACACTGAAATTAATTaacgtttttatttttttattataagaaCGAGCCTGCAAAGGAAGATGTATAGATGAAAAGAAAGTACAAATTAGTCGAATGATGGAATGAGAATGACCGATGCATTTGCaccgaaaaaaaccaattaaataGGTTTGCACATCAGTGTAAAATCAGCAGTGTAGTATTGAATGGCAACAAGGGTTTTCATTTTCAATCGGTTCGAAACCCTTTTCGATCCGTTCGGCCTAACGGAAAGATGTTGGAACGTTCATTTCATGCATGGGAAAAACGTATCTAATTGAGAAAGAGACCATCTTTAAAAAAAGGTGTCGGAAAGAGACGCCTATCGTATCGGAGATCAAATTCATATTCCCATATACAATACagtaatatatatacacatatatactttGATTGATAAAGCATTCGATGATTCGTTTAGTTCTGTTTAATTAGTCTTTTCCATTAGGGTTTTTGGGGCTTTGCATTAGGTTAGCAAAAGAAAGGGAGAAGAAGCATCTTGAGGTCAACTACTACCAAAAATCGACCACACACCTAATGGTTATGATTAGGAGTTGGGGAGTTGCATGGTGTGGTGTTCCTATGCTTTTGTCTCATCACAGTGGTTGCATACATTGGCTCCAAATCATCCATGGGTTGGTGTGTCCCAAATCCTATCCTAAGTTCCTAACCCCCAGCCTAGCTCCTAATTTTAATTCAAATATATGTTGCATACATATTTTTGTCTTAAACAGGTTTACACTTAACTATGCTTGCTTGTGTGGGACCTAAACATGATGCAAACATTCTAACAGTCCAAATCAACTAGGGGCACAATGGCACATAGTTTAAGCTCAAAAGAGAGTGTGTGAAGGTTGCATCCAGCAGAGAGAGAAAATGTATGAGGAGAAAATGACCTCTTAACAGATAAATTGACAttctaaaaaaaacagataGATTGCACAGAAAATTTCCATACCAGATAAATTCGCTGGCTGATTATGAAATTGACAGTTAAGCAGGTCGAACAAACGTAAGAAGGCatgacagagaaaaaaaaagacaaaattggttatatagcatcaaaagttcacgtttttgtttttatagcactgaaagttaccggttcactttaatagcaccaaAAGTTCACCCTGTTCtcatttttagcacttccgtcaatttttccgtccgtcttgatcgtTATTGATCCAGCCATACACACGATATGACATTTCTACTCCTCATTGATATGCATTATACTTGTACTTATaaggggtagaaacgtcatatcgtgtgtgtgactggatcaataacgatcaagacggacggaaaacgatcgagaattgacggaagtgttaaaaatggaAACGTGGTGAACTttaggtgctattaaagtgaaccggtaactttcggtgctataaaaccaaaaacgtgaactttcgatgctatataaccaattttgccttaaaaaaaagattgttGAGTTTAGACATCCATGATATGCTCCCATGCATATACATATTCCCGAACAATTGCTCCTACTGTAGACTGTACCTAAAAAAACTTGAGTATGTAGTTTTGGCCcgaagttgttttttttcttctcttttctcttttacgGCTTctgtaccaaaaaaaaaaaaaacttgagccTGTTTCTCCTAATATGAAATGGTAGTCGCTCGAGCTCTTTTAAAGTGCTCTTCCTTAAACCTAACAACAAATTCAAAATCTAgaccattaatttttttatttgcgTTATATAACAAAACGTATATTTCCTCCTCCCTATTAATAGACCACAGAAAAGAACTCGTGTCCACAATTATCCATTCAATCTAACCacgcatgcaaaaaaaaatagtggtatACAAAGATGATAACACTCTAGCACATTAGTATGGACCAATATGTCAATGATTtctattttaaatttgacttaTTAATGACATCTCTGAAAATTCAAAGTAAATACATGACACTAAGATGTATCaaaactaattttaattttacttGACAAGTATACATGACAACTGTAAATCTCAAATTTCTGAATATGCGAAACAGAAACTAAATATGGTTCGAATCTCAAAATATTTTACGGCCGTTTGATTAAATAAATTAATAGTGGATAGAAGGTATAGTACTACTGCACAGGATCGTCGTCCGTGTACATGCCCAATCAATTTGTCGAATTGTCACTGTGGCAAAGGATATATGAGAGCGTTGACGTGGAACAACCAGGTAGTTGGCTGATTGGTGCCAACACGGCAGGAAGAAATTAAAAGTGAGCCGAAACCCAAATAATCAAATATCCAGCGCGAGAGAGAAAGCTAGCATAGCTTTTCAAGTTTTGACAACACCATAATGGTTTGGTGATAAAAGACGAGTCGCTCGAGCATCTTTTCAAGATCCCCGATATAAAGCTCAGTAAAGGTTTGCTCAGTGCGGTTGCGTGTGTATGGGCTAGTTTTCCCAAAGAGAAATTTTATGGGTACTTCTAGATACCTAAATTTATATCTTTTTGAACGCGCGAAAGAATTacatgtcaatatattagaagaaatgAGATTTTGTTACGCAACACAATcacctaaattttacactaaatatTTTTTGGTATCTCGAGGTAATACatggaggtaccaaattttacactttgtacttttttaaatatggtaAAATTACTCTTTCTCGAAAGTTTCACTTTTTCATTGTATCAGGGTATCAAGCAAAACGTTTATTTTTCAGAAACAACCGATAAAATGTGTTAATAGTGGGAGAAGAATGTGTTGGATAAGTCATAAAAATGTAGGAGCAGTGCAATGTATGAGTAGCATTCACGTGAGAGGTTTCCCAAATCTGAGCACTACCATTCATCAGGTGTATTCACGTCTCCTAGCACGGAGTTCTGTTTTCTTTTGGGAACAAGTACGACGTAGCTAATCATATGAAACTAATGAAACTATTAATTATGAGCAGGAAAGATGCTGAGACTATCCAGATTAGATGTGAACAACCCAAATCAGCAAGCGGCTGCATTGGCTGTCCCTTACCCGGCCTACAACAATAATTCAAGGCACCAACCATCTTTGCTTCCCAACCCTTGCTTTCTTTTTAGCTGATGCTTTAATTTTCTTGGACCGTTACAAAGTTTGCAATGTTCCATTACCTAATACTATTTCGAACAAAGTAGTTTTAAACAAAACGACCGTACTCTTTATCCCCTATACATTTTATTGTATGGCTCTATGCCTTTGTCTCTAAAAGTGCATGGGCATAGTTAGTACCAAATCAAGGTTAGTTA
Coding sequences:
- the LOC4333924 gene encoding 65-kDa microtubule-associated protein 6; its protein translation is MGEVAAELLYGMPAMRLSWPGPDGISGGGAEAAGGCGALLAELRQLWGEIGKSREERERTVRELEMECMRVYRRKVDEATAERASLHQSLAAGEGEIAALTAALGADSSPQLKVNKWTMSLNDRVSAATNLLEELRAMKAERSKQFTAIRSEIDKISTEISGRSYGYDNSPRASEFDEHDLTIRRLNEYRARLSSLQKEKSDRLHRVLEHVTEVHSLCDVLGEDFIAIVNEVHPGLHETADPGKPTSISDSTLASLSQVVAMLTSEKTKRAAMLREAVVPLVELWDLMDLPEEERRSFRKATAVLRPAREEALSSGVLSIATIKKTEEEVERLTRLKAGRMKELVLKRRLELESICRSMHVEPDTSTVPEKSIALIDSGLVNPSELMASIDEQIAKAKEEQQSRKEIMDKINKWLLACEEEKWLEEYNLEENRFNTGRIARLNLKRAEKARLIINKIPAMIDNLMSRTLVWETERNKPFLYDGARLVAVLEEHKQARLRQEEERRRLREQKKLRTLFSEKEAMPHLKRPGSSFGRATEPCNMSRKRVDAAPPSVRSSSGSSGSSGGGAADPFRPRSSAAAGSGAGHCGEFFRSGGARRLSAAAPFNYVAVSKGGGGGGGLSSSMMS